The following are encoded in a window of Amycolatopsis lexingtonensis genomic DNA:
- a CDS encoding EthD domain-containing protein, with amino-acid sequence MTTPEPTTKLVYLARRNPALSAAEFVVRWRQHSLLAGSMPLIRPGIVQTAHCLNLFDRTVFARAALDYDGVNFLTLTGPEVATTMWQHDEMMELLQPDELATFSTYARHFTLTTHEHVASPGGMRPYCLAFFLKRDRASTNEEFLAALTEAHGEVAAGTRRGVVNAVVDRPPGYNFDAVTELWFDTAEELRACTRAPAFQDTYLKRRAELCDEMRTIAMATRLSHARPAIDEATAVDRPL; translated from the coding sequence ATGACGACACCGGAGCCGACGACCAAGCTGGTGTACCTGGCCCGACGCAACCCCGCACTGTCGGCCGCCGAGTTCGTGGTCCGCTGGCGCCAGCATTCGCTGCTCGCCGGCAGCATGCCGCTGATCCGGCCCGGCATCGTGCAGACCGCGCACTGCCTGAACCTGTTCGACCGCACGGTGTTCGCGCGCGCCGCCCTCGACTACGACGGCGTCAACTTCCTCACCCTGACGGGCCCCGAGGTCGCGACGACGATGTGGCAGCACGACGAGATGATGGAGCTGCTGCAGCCGGACGAGCTCGCGACCTTCTCCACCTACGCCCGCCACTTCACGCTGACGACGCACGAGCACGTCGCGAGCCCCGGCGGCATGCGGCCGTACTGCCTCGCCTTCTTCCTCAAGCGCGATCGCGCGTCGACGAACGAGGAGTTCTTGGCTGCGTTGACCGAAGCTCACGGCGAGGTGGCGGCGGGGACACGGCGCGGCGTGGTGAACGCGGTGGTCGACCGGCCGCCGGGCTACAACTTCGACGCGGTCACCGAGCTGTGGTTCGACACGGCCGAGGAGCTGCGGGCGTGCACGCGGGCACCGGCGTTCCAGGACACCTACCTGAAGCGGCGCGCCGAGCTGTGCGACGAGATGCGCACGATCGCGATGGCAACCCGGCTGAGCCACGCGCGGCCCGCGATCGACGAGGCGACCGCCGTCGACCGGCCGTTGTGA
- a CDS encoding PDR/VanB family oxidoreductase — protein sequence MSAAEAEVEVRVLAARWEADGVISLRLARADGGQLPPWDPGAHVEVVLPSGRIRHYSLCGDREDRYTYTIAVLREADGRGGSAEIHDTALVGKQLVIRGPRNHFTLRPAGSYVLVAGGIGVTPILSMARELTARRAGWRLHYGGRSLESMVFLPELDELACEADAPVDVRPQNESGLLPLEEIVREAPGGAAIYGCGPAAMLDALRAVASRLRPELEVHFELFTAGTAEPGEDGAPDSHARPFTVVLAQTGETVEVADGTTILEAVRDLVPEVPYSCEEGFCGTCCTKVLGGTPVHRDTVLGDDERAAGDTMMICVGSCSSAELVLDL from the coding sequence GTGAGCGCGGCCGAGGCGGAGGTCGAGGTCCGCGTGCTCGCGGCCCGCTGGGAGGCCGACGGGGTGATCTCCCTGCGGCTCGCCCGGGCCGACGGCGGGCAGCTGCCGCCGTGGGACCCCGGTGCGCACGTCGAGGTCGTCCTCCCGTCCGGCCGGATCCGCCACTACTCGCTGTGCGGGGACCGCGAAGACCGGTACACCTACACCATCGCCGTGCTGCGCGAGGCCGACGGCCGCGGTGGCTCGGCGGAGATCCACGACACCGCGCTCGTCGGCAAGCAGCTGGTGATCCGCGGGCCCCGCAACCACTTCACCCTGCGCCCGGCCGGGTCGTACGTGCTCGTCGCCGGCGGGATCGGCGTCACGCCGATCCTGAGCATGGCGCGCGAACTGACGGCCCGCCGCGCCGGCTGGCGGCTGCACTACGGCGGGCGCTCGCTGGAGTCGATGGTGTTCCTGCCCGAGCTGGACGAGCTGGCGTGCGAGGCGGACGCGCCCGTCGACGTCCGGCCGCAGAACGAGTCCGGGCTGTTGCCGCTGGAGGAGATCGTCCGGGAGGCCCCCGGCGGCGCCGCGATCTACGGCTGCGGTCCCGCGGCGATGCTGGACGCGTTGCGGGCGGTGGCGAGCCGCCTGCGACCCGAACTCGAAGTCCACTTCGAACTCTTCACGGCCGGGACCGCCGAGCCGGGGGAGGACGGCGCGCCGGACAGCCACGCGCGGCCGTTCACCGTGGTGCTGGCGCAGACGGGCGAGACCGTCGAGGTGGCCGACGGCACGACGATCCTCGAAGCGGTGCGCGACCTGGTGCCCGAGGTCCCGTACTCGTGCGAAGAGGGATTCTGCGGCACGTGCTGCACGAAGGTGCTCGGCGGCACGCCGGTGCACCGGGACACCGTGCTCGGCGACGACGAGCGCGCGGCCGGGGACACGATGATGATCTGCGTCGGGAGCTGCTCCTCCGCGGAGCTGGTCCTCGACCTGTGA
- a CDS encoding isocitrate lyase/PEP mutase family protein has translation MVGLDRAAFRARVSSGEPLMVQWCPDALTARLCERLGYDGGYLGGGGLGYAMAISEALLSVSDLAAASWQIRRRSGLPLIVDGGVGFGDAIHVARTVWELEAAGVHAIELEDQVAPKRASHHRHVEHLVPLEEMVSKIRFAAEARRDPDLLLIARTGAVQNEDFERAIERLTAYHEAGADVVMLLPADDEQLAAAPARLSAPVATLTSFDLHTAEEWRSLGYAILIDAVTGQAAAFAALREAYELQRAGKPSGRPAAESFAIYESFQELAGFEQLYDIERATTEPGT, from the coding sequence ATGGTGGGTCTCGATCGCGCGGCGTTCCGCGCGCGGGTGTCGAGTGGCGAGCCGCTCATGGTGCAGTGGTGCCCCGATGCGCTCACCGCCCGGCTGTGCGAGCGGCTGGGATATGACGGCGGGTACCTCGGCGGTGGCGGCCTCGGCTACGCGATGGCGATTTCCGAGGCGCTGCTCAGCGTGTCGGACCTCGCGGCGGCGAGCTGGCAGATCCGGCGGCGGTCCGGGCTGCCGCTGATCGTCGACGGCGGGGTGGGCTTCGGCGACGCGATCCACGTGGCGCGCACGGTGTGGGAGCTGGAGGCGGCCGGGGTGCACGCCATCGAGCTCGAGGACCAGGTCGCGCCGAAGCGCGCCAGCCACCACCGGCACGTCGAGCACCTGGTCCCGCTCGAGGAGATGGTGAGCAAGATCCGGTTCGCGGCCGAGGCGCGGCGCGACCCCGACCTGCTGCTGATCGCGCGTACGGGCGCGGTGCAGAACGAGGACTTCGAGCGCGCCATCGAACGCCTCACCGCCTACCACGAGGCCGGCGCCGACGTCGTGATGCTGCTGCCCGCGGACGACGAGCAGCTGGCGGCGGCGCCGGCCCGCCTCTCCGCGCCCGTCGCCACGCTCACGTCGTTCGACCTCCACACCGCCGAGGAGTGGCGGAGCCTGGGGTACGCGATCCTGATCGACGCGGTGACCGGCCAGGCGGCGGCGTTCGCCGCGCTGCGCGAGGCGTACGAGCTGCAGCGCGCGGGAAAACCCAGCGGCCGCCCGGCCGCGGAGTCGTTCGCAATCTACGAAAGCTTCCAGGAGCTGGCCGGGTTCGAGCAGCTGTACGACATCGAGCGCGCCACCACCGAACCCGGCACCTGA
- a CDS encoding TetR/AcrR family transcriptional regulator yields MTEPRRRDAAATREAILRAGIEAFTRAGYDGVGVREIAQAAGVTAMLVNRYFGSKEGLFTEVVEVSLTERTVLGADPATLARDAAATLVRRTAPDAGDLDPFLLVLRSAPNPRAAEILRAGIEKHVEQHVVDVVPGTRGTERAAMALALINGFWLMRKVIGSTALNEADDATLRDTLEKLFRVLLG; encoded by the coding sequence ATGACTGAGCCACGCCGGCGCGACGCCGCTGCCACGCGAGAAGCCATCCTGCGCGCGGGCATCGAAGCCTTCACCCGCGCGGGGTACGACGGCGTCGGCGTCCGCGAGATCGCCCAGGCGGCCGGCGTCACCGCGATGCTCGTGAACCGCTACTTCGGCTCCAAAGAAGGACTGTTCACGGAGGTGGTCGAGGTGTCGCTGACCGAGCGGACCGTCCTGGGCGCCGACCCGGCGACGCTGGCCCGCGACGCGGCGGCGACGCTCGTGCGCCGCACCGCGCCCGACGCCGGCGACCTCGACCCGTTCCTGCTCGTCCTGCGGTCGGCCCCCAACCCCCGGGCCGCGGAGATCCTGCGGGCCGGCATCGAGAAGCACGTCGAGCAGCACGTGGTCGACGTCGTCCCCGGCACCCGCGGCACCGAGCGGGCGGCGATGGCCCTGGCGCTGATCAACGGGTTCTGGTTGATGCGCAAGGTGATCGGCAGCACCGCGCTCAACGAAGCCGATGACGCGACGCTGCGGGACACCCTCGAGAAGCTCTTCCGCGTGCTGCTCGGCTGA
- a CDS encoding SDR family NAD(P)-dependent oxidoreductase → MDLQLTGRRALVTGSSSGLGEAIALLLAQEGADVVVHGRDEVRTRAVAEKIGAKEVAIGDLVTEEGADAVAAAAGEVDVLVNNAGAYDHLGWEDSTPEVWLRTYDVNVVSGVRMIRRFVPGMRARGWGRVIQIGGGLGGQPMAMQPHYNATLAARHNLAVSLARELKGTGVTSNVVSPGAILVDSVQRLLTEMAPERGWGAEWAEIERNAAEDFVPNDVGRFGRPEEIAGAVAYLASPYADYISGATLRVDGGTIRSVQ, encoded by the coding sequence ATGGATCTGCAACTGACCGGCCGGCGCGCGCTCGTCACGGGCTCGAGCTCGGGGCTGGGTGAAGCGATCGCGCTCCTGCTCGCGCAGGAAGGCGCGGACGTCGTGGTGCACGGGCGCGACGAGGTCCGCACCCGGGCGGTCGCGGAGAAGATCGGCGCCAAGGAGGTCGCGATCGGCGACCTCGTCACCGAGGAAGGTGCCGACGCGGTGGCGGCCGCGGCCGGCGAGGTCGACGTGCTGGTCAACAATGCCGGGGCGTACGACCACCTCGGCTGGGAGGACTCGACGCCCGAGGTCTGGCTGCGCACCTACGACGTCAACGTGGTGTCCGGCGTGCGCATGATCCGCCGGTTCGTGCCGGGCATGCGCGCCCGCGGCTGGGGCCGGGTCATCCAGATCGGCGGCGGCCTGGGCGGTCAGCCGATGGCGATGCAGCCCCACTACAACGCGACGCTGGCCGCGCGCCACAACCTCGCGGTGTCGCTGGCCCGCGAACTGAAGGGCACCGGCGTGACGTCGAACGTCGTCTCGCCGGGGGCGATCCTCGTCGACTCGGTCCAGCGCCTGCTGACGGAGATGGCGCCCGAGCGGGGCTGGGGCGCGGAGTGGGCCGAGATCGAGCGCAACGCGGCCGAGGACTTCGTGCCCAACGACGTCGGCCGATTCGGTCGCCCCGAAGAGATCGCGGGTGCGGTCGCCTACCTGGCCAGCCCGTACGCCGACTACATCAGCGGGGCGACGCTGCGCGTGGACGGCGGGACGATCCGTTCGGTGCAGTGA
- a CDS encoding SDR family NAD(P)-dependent oxidoreductase produces MMDELFSVRDKVVVVTGGGRGLGEMIARGFAERQAKVYIVGRSAETLTATAERLGGTCVPVPADLSTPGGRDAVAEALSAEPALHVLVNNAGANVRGKVDTYPESAFDELFAINVKPVFGLVQRLLPKLRQAASPADPARIVNIGSVVGLKPSGRGFAYSTTKAAVHTLTRHLALALGPESITVNAIAPGPFETDLTAGRMAEMVGRLSLKRPGVDLDLIGAAVFLASRAGAYVHGSVLPVDGGLAIT; encoded by the coding sequence ATGATGGACGAACTGTTCTCCGTCCGAGACAAGGTCGTGGTGGTCACCGGCGGCGGCCGTGGTCTGGGCGAGATGATCGCCCGCGGATTCGCCGAGCGGCAGGCGAAGGTCTACATCGTCGGCCGCTCGGCGGAAACCCTGACGGCCACCGCGGAACGGCTGGGCGGAACCTGTGTCCCGGTGCCCGCCGACTTGTCGACGCCGGGCGGCCGGGACGCGGTGGCCGAAGCCCTGTCCGCCGAACCGGCGCTGCACGTCCTGGTGAACAACGCGGGCGCGAACGTCCGCGGCAAAGTGGACACCTACCCGGAGTCCGCGTTCGACGAGCTGTTCGCGATCAACGTCAAACCGGTGTTCGGCTTGGTGCAACGACTTCTCCCCAAGCTGAGGCAGGCGGCATCCCCGGCGGACCCGGCGCGGATCGTCAACATCGGCTCGGTGGTGGGGTTGAAGCCCTCGGGCCGCGGGTTCGCGTACTCGACGACAAAGGCGGCGGTGCACACGCTCACGCGGCACCTCGCGCTGGCGCTCGGGCCCGAATCGATCACCGTCAACGCGATCGCGCCGGGGCCGTTCGAGACGGACCTGACGGCGGGGCGGATGGCCGAGATGGTCGGCAGGCTGTCGCTCAAGCGTCCCGGCGTCGACCTCGATCTCATCGGCGCCGCGGTCTTCCTCGCTTCCCGCGCCGGGGCCTATGTGCACGGCAGCGTGCTGCCGGTGGACGGGGGACTCGCGATCACGTGA
- a CDS encoding 3'-5' exonuclease — MRDIAAGALRAGKVTLTTYHSATGREWDAVILPGLVEGIMPGRRWSGRLRVHPEPNPDRLAQDRRSFYVGLTRAKRALVLVYGSFWETDWGSKNEYGVSRFARDVLRHLGV; from the coding sequence GTGCGGGACATCGCCGCCGGCGCGTTGCGGGCCGGCAAGGTTACGTTGACCACCTATCACTCCGCGACGGGCAGGGAGTGGGATGCCGTGATCCTGCCGGGTCTGGTCGAAGGCATCATGCCCGGTCGTCGGTGGTCAGGGCGGTTGCGCGTGCACCCCGAGCCGAACCCGGACCGACTGGCGCAGGACCGGCGTTCGTTCTACGTCGGGCTCACCCGGGCCAAGCGGGCGCTTGTGCTGGTCTACGGTTCGTTCTGGGAGACGGATTGGGGTTCGAAGAACGAGTACGGGGTTTCCCGGTTCGCTCGAGACGTTCTTCGGCACCTGGGTGTGTAA
- a CDS encoding P-loop NTPase fold protein, translating into MADNEPFARHLWPLFAMAAAPNGSWLATGGGDRTLRRWDPIKHRAIGGPINADTRWVLAVAVTPDGQQIVTGGGDGVVRIWDVATRRLIRSFSTSTRMIWTISISADGTQVFAGGDDGKLRQWDLTDGRLLNTFPYPGSVRAMCVSLATDQVVWAGTDSSIQRASPEGTFKDPLIGHTGWVHSLALTPDGTQLVSGGGDGTIRQWDLRSGLAVGEPIRAHEGAVFTVVVTSDGNYVVSGGDDGTVRRWDLTSGTAVGSPHRGHTDWVRAIQSSSDGTRVFSCSNDGTIARWTFSRTAVHTEAFRGPAVAVNALAVDSVRNELISASIDGSIRRWHSRTGKSLGRFRAPDGWVNAIALSPDGNQLVRVGEDGPIVRWDPKTGQYSGEPLTGHAGGVRAVTFTPDSQWIITAGADGTVRRWNRDTGQPVGEPLTGHRGEVNAVCVTPDGAQIIAAGSKDGRLLRWDTKTGERIGEAISAHQHAALTVSVDRAGNRIVSGGSDGRIRVWDAGTGQPTTSPNQRHDGSVTVVRFTPDGRSIISGATDQLIREWDSETGDPVGEPFGSHEGTITSLAFLDDDGTVLFSGSADGTVRRWALGSRTQLSADAASPPMGREVLADVQSDLESSEDRLDIGGDVRLIGAMLAATTVRPPLSIAVLGDWGSGKSTFMLQLREWLAEAARRSSESPDSTFVSNIKQVTFNAWHYSDDHLWVGLVEHMFRELAASKITTDDATAEQVAQLKTTLSTRKTDRDRLTADLEAIDRIETDRGWFAAARAPLRSVKVAKAAVISGGRELFSRRGWPYLLLTLAGIAGIVVATSFGQAQLTWIGITVGALAPVAAAWRTLRESTENLRKQLLRRKDELDADIRKADDELARVEPAHRLHRLLAEISTAERYESFRGLTGRIHHDLRRLSEDLATARTAWSDDGGQGKPPLQRIVLYVDDLDRCTPQRVADVLQAVNLLLTMDLFMVVVAVDPRWLLKALGRHHRGLLRDAVTPLDYLDKIFHIPFALRPMGTKAADFLRSMLPVAHEPDQIASPDELTNEVAPTRANTVTAAPSRAEVEHAVPTPMAAERLITSRSPDEVDLAPEGMRIQQFEQDFLANLVWLLPTPRATKKLANLYRLVRLSVPPEHLEYFLVREEYQAAALLLAALVSDPQGARELLVKLADASGQDITDALTDDGLPRRLSKLIKAERVQGRTVHGEIGTYRRWATAVARYGFETYDLFVMTF; encoded by the coding sequence ATGGCGGACAACGAACCCTTCGCTCGGCACTTGTGGCCCTTGTTCGCGATGGCAGCGGCTCCGAACGGCAGCTGGCTCGCGACCGGGGGCGGCGACCGCACTCTCCGGCGTTGGGATCCCATCAAGCACCGTGCCATCGGCGGTCCGATCAATGCCGACACGCGCTGGGTGCTCGCCGTGGCTGTCACGCCCGACGGCCAGCAGATCGTCACCGGTGGCGGCGACGGCGTCGTTCGCATCTGGGATGTCGCGACCCGCCGGCTCATCCGATCGTTCAGCACGAGCACCAGAATGATCTGGACGATCTCAATCAGCGCTGACGGCACCCAGGTCTTCGCAGGTGGAGATGACGGCAAGCTGAGGCAGTGGGACTTGACCGATGGCCGATTGCTCAACACGTTCCCGTATCCAGGCTCGGTGCGGGCCATGTGCGTCTCGCTGGCGACCGATCAAGTCGTCTGGGCGGGCACGGACAGCTCCATTCAGCGGGCTTCCCCGGAGGGAACCTTCAAAGATCCGCTCATCGGCCACACCGGCTGGGTACATTCCTTGGCCTTGACGCCGGACGGCACCCAACTCGTCAGCGGAGGTGGTGACGGCACGATCCGGCAGTGGGATCTGCGAAGCGGGCTCGCTGTCGGCGAACCCATTCGCGCCCACGAAGGCGCCGTGTTCACGGTCGTCGTCACATCGGACGGGAACTACGTCGTCAGCGGTGGCGATGACGGGACCGTGCGACGCTGGGACCTGACCAGCGGTACCGCTGTGGGCAGTCCACACCGCGGCCATACGGACTGGGTTCGCGCCATCCAGTCCAGCTCGGATGGCACCCGCGTGTTCAGCTGCAGCAACGACGGCACTATCGCCCGATGGACGTTCAGTCGCACGGCGGTGCACACCGAAGCGTTCCGCGGGCCTGCCGTTGCAGTCAACGCGCTCGCTGTCGACTCCGTGCGGAACGAGCTGATCAGCGCGAGTATCGACGGATCCATCCGCCGCTGGCACAGCAGGACGGGGAAATCGCTTGGGCGTTTTCGAGCACCGGACGGCTGGGTGAACGCCATCGCGCTGTCTCCCGACGGTAACCAGCTCGTCCGCGTCGGCGAAGACGGCCCGATCGTCCGATGGGACCCGAAGACCGGCCAGTACTCCGGCGAACCGCTGACCGGACACGCCGGCGGAGTGCGCGCGGTGACGTTCACACCGGACAGCCAGTGGATCATCACCGCTGGAGCGGACGGCACTGTACGCCGCTGGAACCGAGATACCGGGCAACCGGTCGGCGAGCCGCTCACCGGGCACCGCGGCGAGGTGAACGCCGTCTGCGTCACCCCGGACGGAGCCCAGATCATCGCGGCGGGCAGCAAAGACGGCCGTCTGCTTCGATGGGACACCAAGACCGGTGAGCGCATCGGCGAAGCGATCAGCGCGCACCAGCACGCCGCGTTGACGGTGTCGGTCGATCGAGCCGGTAATCGCATCGTCAGCGGAGGAAGCGACGGCCGTATCCGGGTCTGGGATGCTGGCACCGGACAACCGACGACATCGCCGAACCAACGCCACGACGGGTCGGTGACCGTTGTGCGGTTCACACCGGACGGGCGCAGCATCATCAGCGGCGCGACCGATCAGCTCATCCGCGAATGGGACAGCGAAACCGGCGACCCGGTCGGCGAGCCCTTCGGCAGCCACGAAGGCACGATTACTTCGCTGGCGTTCCTGGACGACGACGGCACCGTACTGTTCTCCGGATCCGCGGACGGGACAGTGCGCAGATGGGCCCTCGGGTCCCGCACGCAGCTGTCCGCTGATGCGGCGAGCCCGCCAATGGGCAGGGAGGTGCTCGCCGACGTTCAGAGCGATCTCGAAAGCAGCGAAGACCGACTCGACATCGGAGGCGACGTCAGGCTGATCGGCGCGATGCTGGCGGCGACGACGGTACGTCCGCCGTTGTCGATCGCGGTACTCGGCGACTGGGGCTCCGGGAAGTCGACCTTCATGTTGCAGCTACGGGAATGGCTCGCGGAAGCAGCACGGCGCTCCAGCGAGTCGCCGGACAGCACGTTCGTATCGAACATCAAGCAGGTGACGTTCAACGCGTGGCACTACAGCGACGATCACCTGTGGGTCGGACTCGTCGAGCACATGTTCCGCGAGCTCGCCGCGAGCAAGATCACCACTGACGACGCTACCGCCGAGCAGGTCGCGCAGTTGAAGACGACACTATCCACGCGGAAAACGGATCGAGACCGGCTAACCGCCGACCTCGAAGCGATCGATCGCATCGAGACCGACCGCGGCTGGTTCGCCGCCGCTCGGGCACCCCTGCGCAGCGTCAAGGTGGCGAAAGCCGCAGTGATCAGCGGAGGACGAGAGCTGTTCAGCCGCCGAGGCTGGCCCTACCTTCTCCTCACGCTGGCCGGAATCGCCGGCATCGTGGTGGCCACTTCGTTCGGGCAAGCTCAGCTGACGTGGATCGGCATCACGGTCGGCGCGCTCGCACCTGTAGCCGCCGCGTGGCGCACCCTGCGCGAATCCACCGAGAATCTTCGCAAACAACTGCTGCGACGCAAGGACGAGCTGGACGCCGACATCAGGAAGGCCGACGATGAACTCGCCCGCGTCGAGCCGGCGCATCGGCTCCACCGCCTGCTCGCCGAGATCAGCACCGCCGAGCGATACGAAAGCTTCCGCGGTCTCACCGGACGCATCCACCACGACCTACGACGGCTGAGCGAGGACCTCGCGACCGCGCGCACCGCCTGGTCCGACGACGGTGGACAAGGGAAACCACCGCTTCAGCGCATCGTCCTCTACGTCGACGACCTCGACCGCTGCACACCTCAACGCGTCGCCGACGTTCTCCAGGCCGTGAATCTCCTCCTCACCATGGACCTGTTCATGGTCGTCGTGGCAGTCGACCCACGATGGCTTTTGAAGGCACTGGGTCGGCACCACCGCGGCCTGCTGCGCGATGCGGTCACACCACTGGACTACCTGGACAAGATCTTCCACATTCCGTTCGCCCTCCGCCCGATGGGTACCAAGGCCGCCGACTTCCTGAGATCGATGCTGCCCGTTGCCCACGAGCCCGATCAGATCGCGTCGCCTGACGAACTCACCAATGAGGTCGCCCCCACGCGAGCGAACACCGTCACCGCGGCACCGAGTCGAGCGGAAGTCGAGCACGCCGTCCCGACCCCGATGGCGGCCGAGCGCCTCATAACGAGCCGCTCACCTGATGAGGTCGACCTCGCACCGGAAGGCATGCGGATCCAACAGTTCGAGCAGGACTTCCTCGCCAACCTTGTCTGGCTGCTCCCGACCCCGCGCGCAACGAAGAAGCTCGCCAACCTCTACCGCCTGGTAAGGCTGTCCGTCCCGCCCGAGCACTTGGAGTACTTCCTGGTCAGAGAGGAATACCAGGCCGCCGCATTGCTGCTGGCGGCCCTCGTCAGCGATCCGCAAGGCGCCCGCGAACTGCTGGTCAAGCTCGCCGATGCGAGCGGCCAAGACATCACCGACGCGCTGACCGACGACGGACTTCCACGCCGTCTGTCCAAGCTGATCAAAGCAGAACGCGTCCAAGGGAGAACGGTTCACGGCGAGATCGGCACGTACCGGAGGTGGGCGACCGCGGTAGCCCGGTACGGGTTCGAGACCTACGACCTTTTCGTCATGACCTTTTGA
- a CDS encoding Lsr2 dimerization domain-containing protein, translating into MTTARRTGGRRVKLAVGQSTDSDKTDTEVSGEYTATHEMRAWARDNGHEVADRGRIPTSIVEAYKASHKASKLGIDGKVRPASKSRPTSKRRK; encoded by the coding sequence TTGACAACCGCTCGCCGCACCGGCGGTCGCCGCGTCAAGCTTGCCGTTGGCCAGTCGACCGACAGCGACAAGACCGATACGGAGGTATCCGGCGAGTACACCGCCACCCACGAGATGCGCGCTTGGGCTCGGGACAACGGGCACGAAGTAGCCGACCGAGGACGGATTCCAACCTCGATCGTCGAGGCGTACAAAGCCTCGCACAAGGCAAGCAAATTGGGCATCGATGGAAAAGTTCGCCCGGCTTCGAAGTCAAGGCCAACATCCAAGCGACGCAAATAG
- a CDS encoding Lsr2 dimerization domain-containing protein — protein sequence MAKRISIEISDDTDGSRADQTVPFGLDGVTYEIDLSNANVSALRTAMEP from the coding sequence ATGGCCAAACGAATCTCTATCGAGATATCCGACGACACGGACGGCAGCCGCGCCGACCAGACCGTCCCGTTCGGACTCGACGGTGTGACCTACGAGATCGACCTCTCCAACGCAAACGTCAGCGCGCTGCGCACGGCAATGGAGCCATAA
- a CDS encoding helix-turn-helix domain-containing protein, whose translation MGIEMGLQHVDGVAAAIRELAEAVRSAAPEPPADPDALLTAEQVGELLQLSPRTLKDQAAAGAVPHHRFGKHYRFTRADVTEIVQLSAAPVKPQRRRVPLAELAQDFRAA comes from the coding sequence ATGGGAATTGAGATGGGTCTGCAGCACGTCGACGGCGTTGCTGCAGCGATCCGCGAACTCGCCGAGGCGGTCCGGTCGGCCGCACCGGAGCCTCCGGCTGACCCGGACGCGTTGCTGACCGCAGAGCAGGTGGGGGAGCTGCTGCAGCTGTCGCCGAGGACCTTGAAGGACCAGGCCGCCGCTGGGGCGGTGCCGCACCACCGGTTCGGCAAGCACTACCGGTTCACCCGCGCCGACGTCACCGAGATTGTACAGCTGAGCGCGGCGCCGGTGAAGCCGCAACGGCGGCGGGTTCCGCTGGCGGAGCTGGCTCAGGACTTCCGCGCCGCGTGA